The proteins below come from a single Malus domestica chromosome 03, GDT2T_hap1 genomic window:
- the LOC139194168 gene encoding uncharacterized protein — protein sequence MDSSIGYATFIASLLLCLSSSPTPFANARASPLIRSVCKQTQDQFGYNYKQCVKSLWKDIPTRSASNLKDLDTAILKLALTNAQQSKAFFVNALNTTGNNIVKDSGAVKQCADSYDFAVDGFAFSMRGIKDNDKSVSQILTQVQDEIVRCGKALTSTEIELPYLVSSTNFLTMLYRDVAFLITSQLFHI from the coding sequence ATGGACTCCTCAATCGGATATGCAACTTTCATTGCATCATTGCTCTTATGTCTTTCATCGTCTCCAACACCATTTGCAAATGCAAGAGCGTCTCCATTAATTAGAAGCGTTTGCAAGCAAACCCAAGACCAATTCGGCTACAACTACAAGCAATGCGTAAAATCTCTTTGGAAAGATATTCCAACTCGATCAGCATCTAATCTCAAAGATCTTGACACAGCCATTCTTAAATTAGCACTAACAAACGCACAACAAAGCAAAGCTTTCTTTGTCAATGCGCTCAACACCACCGGCAACAATATTGTTAAGGACTCCGGAGCAGTAAAACAATGTGCAGATTCATATGATTTTGCAGTAGACGGTTTCGCTTTCTCAATGCGAGGGATCAAAGATAATGACAAATCAGTCTCCCAAATACTCACACAAGTACAAGACGAAATTGTTCGTTGCGGAAAAGCATTGACCTCTACCGAAATTGAACTTCCTTATTTAGTATCTTCGACAAACTTTTTGACCATGTTATATAGGGATGTTGCATTCCTCATTACTTCCCAGTTATTCCATATCTAG